CACGCCGACAGCACAATGACACGGTTGCCGATGCCGGCATCGTCCAGCGCCTTGCGCAGATCCTGCGGGCTGATGAAATCTTCTTCGTTCTGGTCGACCTGCACATACAGCGTGTGGTCTTCGGTGCCGTGCGTGGTGACGAACAGCAGCAGCGCGTCTTCCTTGCGGTCCATGCGCTTACCGATCGCCGCGAGCGTGTCGTAGAGATTGTCGTAGGTGGCTAGCGGTGCGTACGGGCGCTCGCCGAGATTGTCCGGGTGATTCACCAGCGTGATCACGCGGCCACGGGCGTCGAAGCGTTGCTCGAACAGCTGCTTGAGGTAGAGCGTTTCATTGCGGAAGACGTCGTCGCTGGCATCGCCGGCAAAGCCCACCACATACAGATCGGTGACGCCTGGGCGTTGCGGCGCCAACGTTGTGAGCGCGCTGGTGAGCGTCGCTTGGTCGACCGGATCGACCTGCGCGTCGCTGGCGTCTTGCTGCGCCGGTAGCGCCGCGCCGGCATCCGGGTGGCAGCCGGCAACCAGGGCCACCAGTGCGGTCAGCAGCAGCAACCGGCGCAACAGGGCAGGCGGACCGGATCGGGATGACTGCAACATGGAGGACGCCAGGACCGGAAAGATGCAGATGTAGCGCTTGCGCAGGCGGATAACAAGCCGAGGCGGCTGGCGTCGTATGTAGCTGATCGGTGATCCAACGCGAAGGGGCCGCACACTGGCGTTGCGGTAGGCGGGCGTCATGCTGGCTTGCATGAGCGGCCGTGTTGTCGACTCAACTTACCGAGCCGCCAAGGGCGCCTGCAGCTGCGCTCTGCAGTCAATACAAGCCAGCAATCTGCTGTGGACACGCTCGCCGTGATCAACAGGCGCACCGTCACCCCAGCTTCCGCACACTCACGGTGCCGCCCACGCCAACAAAACCGCGCCATCAACCGAAGCGATGGCGCGTGGCCAGTTACAGCACCAACTGCGTGAAGCTTTCCACGCGCTGGTGGCTGCCCACATCGTCCGCCGAACGCGGGGTGGGGTAATCCTCCAGGCGGTCGAGCAGCGCGGTGCGCATGCCGGCGCGCTTGGCAGCATCCAGTTCCTCGATCACGTCAGACAGGAACAGGATCTCCGGCGCCGGCACGCCGATGCGTTCGGCGATGCGGCGGTAGCTGGAACTCTCGCGCTTGGGGCCCACCTCGGTGTCGAACCAGTCGCTCACCAGGCCGCTCAGGTCGCCGGCATCGCTATGTGCGAAGAACAGCTTCTGCGCCGGCACCGAACCGGACGAATACACGTACAGCGGAATACCTTCCGCATGCCAGGCCTGCAGCTGGATCGCCGCGTCTGTATAGATATGCGCGCTGAAATCGGCGGTGCGGTAGCCGTCCTCCCAGATCATGCCCTGCAGGGCCTTGAGCGCGGTGTGCTTGCGGTCTTCGTCGATCCAGGTCTGCAAGGTGGTGATCAGCACCTCGTCCGGCACGTCTTCGCCGATCTCGTCGGCCACCTGATTGAGCCAGTGCCGCACCTGCGGGTGCCCGCCGTGCTCGCGCACGTAAGCGGGCATGGCGCGGCGCGCATACGGGAACAGCACGTCCTTGACGAAAGAGATGCTGCTGGTGGTGCCTTCGATATCGGTGAGGATCGCTTGCGGTCGTGTCATCGTCAGCTGGCCTTTGGAGGTTTCTCGGGGGCGTAGCGGGGGAATTGTTTGGCGATTTCGGTGCCGGTGAAGTGGCCGACCCAACCGTCCGGCTCGGTGAAGAAACGGATTGCCACGAAGTGCGGCTCCGGGCCCATGTCGAACCAATGCAACGTGCTGTCCGGCACCGCAATCAGATCATCTTTGACGCATTCGATCTCGTAGACCTGCGCGTCCACGTGCAGCGTGAACAACCCGGAGCCGGCCACGAAGAAGCGCACCTCGTCTTCCTTGTGGAAGTGCTCATCCAGGAACTTGGCACGCATTTCTTCGCGCTTGGGGTTGTCTGGCGCGATGCTCACCACGTCCACGGTCTTGAAGCCGCGCTCGGCGCTGATGCGGTCGATGTCGGCGCGGTAGGCGGCCATCACCTGTTCGGGCGATGCACCCGGTTCGACCGGCTGGCTGGCGTGCCAGCGCTCGAAGGTGACACCAATCTTGCGCAGCTCGGTGGCGATCTGCTCACCGTCGCGGCTGTCGAAGTGCGGGGTGGTCGGGTTGGAATCGGCAAAAATACGCAGTCGGCTCATGGCGGTCTGGCTCACACGTGGGGCGGGGAGGGCTTAGCGCGGACTGCGCAGCTTGAGCAGCTCGAGTTCGCAATGCAGCAGGAATTCGAATGCCTCCAGATGACGGCGTGCCTCGGCCATGTTGCGGCCCCAGGCATACAGGCCGTGTCCTTCGATGAGATACCCCCACATGCTCTGTTTGTCCAGCAAGGCCTCGACCTGCGCGGCCAGCACCTGCATGTCCTGGGTGTTGGCGAACACCGGCACATCCACCGCGGTTTCGTGGGTGGTATTTCCCTCGAAGGCCTTGAGCAGTTCATAGCCTTCCAGGCGGATCACGCCGCTGCCTGCATACAGGCGGGAGGCAATCGTCTGCACCGGCGAATGCGTGTGCAACACGCAGCCAATCTCCGGGAACCGGCGATACAGCTGGGTGTGCAACAGGGTTTCGGCAGACGGGCGCAACGGGCGGCCCACGGGCTGGCCATCGAAGTCCACCACCATGATGTCTTCTTCGACCAGGCGGCCCTTGTCGCGTCCGGAGACGGTGATGGCCGCGTGCTGCTCGTCCAGGCGATGGGAAAAATTACTGCTGGTGGCAGGCGTCCAGCCGGCCTGGGCCAGCTCACGGATATTGCCGATCAACAGCTGCGCCAGCTCGTGCAAACGGGCGGCGCTATAGGGCAGGGGGGCAGTGGTCGCATTCATGCGCCTATTCTACTGCCCCACCGGATTACGGTCAGGTGCAGCGCAGCAGGGGCTGTTCCTGCCGCGCTCGGATCGCGAATGGCTGACGGAATGTAACGAGCGTGCGTCTGGCAGTGAGCGCAGTGGTTTTGTTCGTTGTCTCTTTTTGGGTTCAGTCAGAAGCCCGTGTCAAACGCTGAGTGGGTCGGGCGCGCGGTGCCCTCACCGCTCGCGGGACACGCCGTGAACCCGTCCCTGGGGGCTCGGTGGCCGCATCCATGCCGCCACACGGTCCCGCAAGCGGCGAGGACACCGCACCAGACGGTTGGTCGGTGGCCGCATGAACAGCCGCTTGTCGCACCTGTGTCGGATGTCGAACCAGCACCAGCATCAAAAAACGTGCATCACGTAGGGCGCTTTGCTATGCACGTCGACCATCTCGACCGGTCCTTGCCCGCACAGCACCGCGGGAAATGACGCGGCATGGATGCCGCGTAAGAGCCGACGGGGACATCCTCGCGAAGTGTCCTGCGATGGTGGGCGGGCCAGGGTCCTTGCAGCAACGCCGCAGATCAGAGCCTTGGAGGCCAAGCCACAAATCAGCCGCCCTGCAACGAAGGCTCAGATCGCCCGCTCCCCTAGGGGGCGCGCAGCCGTTTTGTCAGTCCCTGCTGGCCCGCGCGCGTGCTCAGCGGCCCTCGCGCAGGCGGCTGTGGCGATAGCCGTAGCCGAAATAGACCACCAGCCCGACCAGGGTCCATAGCCCCATCAGCATCCAGTTGTGCAGCGTCATCGCCGACAGCAAGGCCAGGCAGCTGAGCACACCGGCGCTGCAGATCAGCCACGCGGCCGGCATGCGGAACGGACGCGGCAGTTCCGGATGGGTGCGGCGCAGGATCAGCACGCCCGCACACACGGCGGCGAAGGCGATCAGCGTGCCCATCGAGGTCAGCTCGCCCAGCACATCCAGCGGGAAGACGGCCGCAAGCAGAGCGATGCCGATGCCGGTAATCACCGTGTTGATGTGCGGCGTGCGGTACTTGGGATGGATGCGCGTGAACACCGCCGGCAGCAGGCCATCGCGCGCAATGATCATGAAGATGCGCGGCTGCCCGATGATCATCACCAGCACCACCGACGACAGCCCGATCAGCGCACCCACTTCCACCACCACGCGCAACCAGGCCAGCTGCGGATGCGCGGCCACTGCGGTCACTACCGGCTCATCGGTGCCCAGCTGGGTGAACGGCACCAGGCCGGTCATCACCGCGGCCATGGCGATGTAGAGCACGGTGCAGATCACCAGCGACAGCATCATGCCGATCGGCAGATCGCGTTGCGGACGGTGCGATTCCTGCGCCGCCACCGACACCGCCTCGAAGCCGATGTAGGCGAAGAACACCATCGCCGCGCCACGCAGCACACCTTCCATGCCGTACTTGCCCGGTGCTTCGTTGGCGGGGATGAAGGGATGCCAGTTGGCCGGGTCCACGTACTTCCAGCCCGCCGCAATGACCAGGATGATCAGCCCGGTTTTGAGGATCACCATCGCCATGTTCATCGCCGACGACTTGCGGATGCCGACATAGCACAGCCAGGTCAGCAACAACACGATGCCGGCGGCGGGCAGGTTGGCGATCGCGCCGGTGCGCTGCAGCTTGCCGTCCAGCGGTGCGCTGACCAGGGCGGCCGGCAAATGGATGCCGAAGTGTTCCAGCAGACTGAGGAAATATCCGGTCCAGCTGACCGCGACCGCCGAGGCAGAGACGCCGTATTCCAGCACCAGCATCCAGCCGATGAACCAGGCCGCCAGCTCGCCGAAGGTGGCGTAGGTATAGGTGTAGGCGCTGCCGGAGACTGGCACCATCGCCGCAAATTCGGCGTAGGCCATGGCGCAGAACGCGCAGCAGATCGCCGCGAGCACGAACGACAGCACGATCGCCGGGCCGGCATGGTCGGCCGCGGCCTGGCCGGTGATCACGAAGATGCCGCCGCCGATCACCGCGCCGATGCCCAGGGCGGTCAGCCCCCAGGGACCGAGCGCGCGTTGCAGGCCCAGCCCGTCGGCCGCCTCATGGCTGGCGTGCGGGTGTTTGGTGGCCCAAAGTTGTTTGAACATGGAGCGGTTCCGGCTTGGCGCTGCGCGCGATCGTTGAACGAGAAGACCGGCGCGAACGCCGGTCTTGAAAGGGTCAGGCCTTGCGAGCCAGACGGCTATGGTGGATGCCGTAGCCGAAATAGATGACCAGGCCGATCACGGTCCAGCCCACGAACACCTTCCAGTGTTCCTGGAAGGCCTGGAAGAACAGGGCCAGGCACGCAAGCGTACCCAACGGACAAACTATCATTGCCAGCGGTACACGGAACGGACGCTCCAGCTCGGGCTTGGTGAAACGCAGCACCATTACGCCGGCGCACACGGTGGCGAAGGCGAGCAGGGTGCCCATCGACACCAGTTCACCCAGCACGCTGAGCGGGATCAACCCCGCCAGTGATGCGGCGACCACCCCCACGATCACGGTGCCGACATATGGCGTGTGGAATTTCGGGTGCACCTTGCCGAACAGTTTGGGCATCAACCCATCCTTGGCCATGGTGTAGAAGATGCGCGGCTGTGCCATCAGCATCACCAGCACCACCGAGGACAGGCCGGCGATCGCGCCGATCTCCACCGCAGTCTTGAGCCAAGTCAGTTGCGGGTGCGCTTCCAGCGCAGTGGCCACCGGCTTGGCAGTGCCAAGCTGGGTATATGGCATCAAACCTGTCAGCACTGCACACACGATGATGTAGATGATGGTGCACACCGCCAGCGAGCCGAGGATGCCGATCGGCATGTTGCGTTGCGGGTCCTTGGTTTCTCCAGCCGAGGTCGATACCGCATCGAAGCCAATGTAGGCAAAGAACACGATCGAGGCAGCGCGGAATACGCCGCTCCAGCCAAATACGCCTGGGGCGGTATTTTCGGGAATGAAAGGATGCCAGTTGGCCGGGTCGATATATGCCGCGCCGAAGCCAACAAACAGACAGATCACTGCGATCTTGATCGCCACGACAATTGCGTTGATGAAGGCCGACTGGGTAATGCCGACATAGCACAACCCACTCACCGCAGCCACGATGAGCACGGCAGGCAGGTTGAGGATGTTGCCAGACGCCACGAATTCGCCATTGATCCAGGCAAGCGGGGCGTTGGTCAGCTCTGTGGGGAACGGAAGACCCAGCGTGCCGGTGATGAAGCTGATCAGATAGGCAGACCACGCCACCGCGACGCTTGACCCTGCGAACAGATATTCCAGCACCAGGCACCAGCCAATGAACCAGGCGATGCCTTCTCCAAGCGTCGCGTAGGAATACGAGTAAGCACTTCCGGAGACCGGCATCATTGCCGCGAACTCGGCGTAACACAGGCCGGCAAACGTGCAGGCGATACCCGCGAAGACAAACGACAGCATCACCGCTGGCCCAGCATGGTTGGCAGCCGCCTGGCCGGTCATCACAAAGATGCCTGCGCCGATCACCGCGCCGATGCCGAGCATGATCAGGTGCTTGGCGGTGAGGGTCCGTTGCAGCGTCGCTTCGCCCTGCAGGCTGCCTTCGACCGGTTCGCCCGCATCCACACGTCCGGCGGGCTCGATCGGTTTGACCCTCAACAGAGACTTCAGCATTCGGTACATCCTAAGTGGCAGAACGAAGGCGCGCGCGCCTGGGCGAAGTGTGCGCCGCATCCCGATGGGACAGGCAAGCGGCCTACCTTGCCAAAGCTACACGCTCACGACAAGCGCGTACGCAGCATGAATGGCGATAATGGTCGCTGGTCCATGACAACCGGGAACAATAGATGGTGGATGCACCCCTGCGGCAGCAACTGACGGTCTACCGCGCCCGCTGGCCGAACGAGTCCGAGGTGGCCGACCAGTTCGAGCAACTCCTGGACGATGCCACCGATCCGTTCGTGCGCGAGCGTGTCGAAGGTCACTTCACCGGCTCGGCGTGGGTGGTCGGTGCCGATGGCACCCGCACGCTGCTGACCCATCACCGCAAGCTGCAGCGCTGGCTGCAGCTGGGCGGCCACGCCGATGGTGACCGCGATCTGGCTCAGGTGGCACTGCGCGAGGCGCAGGAGGAATCCGGCCTCACCGGGCTGACCCTGGCCGACGGCCTGCTGTTCGACCTGGATCGGCACTGGATCCCGGCCCGTGGCGAGGTGGCCGGCCACTGGCATTACGACGCCCGCTACGTGGTGGTCGCCGGCGCCGACGAGACCTTCCAGGTCAGCGAAGAATCGCTCGCTTTGGCGTGGCGCCCGATCGCCGAGCTGCTGGCCGACCCGGAGCTGGATCCGTCGATGCGGCGCATGGCCGAGAAGTGGATGGTGCACGGCGGCAGCTGATGCGCCGGCGACGGGCGTTGCCGGGCCGGCTTGCGCGGGCGCCGAGCGTCCGTTGGCTGGGCGGGCATGGCGGGATTGGGTACCCTTGGGCGCCCGTTGCCTGTCCATGCCCATGTCCCGCACCGCTGCTTCGTTCACTTACCGCTTGGCGTTCCGCCCGGTCGACGACCGGATGGACTCGGCCGAACTGGCGCGTACCGTGCAACGGGCGCTGCTGGCGTTGAGCGGGCCGCCGCATGGCGTGGCGATCGTCAGCCTGCAGCGCCCGCCGCGCGAGGATGGCGACGGCCTGTACATGGAGGCGGTCACCACCGGCCCGGAGCGGTGGTATTTGAAGGCCGACGACTATCTGTTGAGCGAGGGCTTGCGCGGCGAGTTGCAGCCCTGAGGGGCTGGGATTCGGGATTCGGGATTCGGGATTGGGGATTGGGGATTCGCAAGCGCGTACGTCGCGTGATCCGCTCTTGCGCGCTTGTTTTGGCGGTGTGCGCATTCGCTTTTGCGCCACCGCAATCGATCCAAGCCAGATACCTGTCAGAGAAAGGGCTCGCCAGCGCCGCCACTCTTCCCGATCCCAAATTCCGAATCCCTAATCCCCGTCAGTAGAGAACCCGCGTCCGCAAGGTGCCGGTGATCTGACCCAGCTCGTCCTTCAACACGCCCGCCAGCTCCTCGCTGGCGCTGACGTCGATCACCACATAGCCCACCTTGGGGTCGGTGCGCAAAAACTGACCATCGATGTTGAGGTTGTGGCGCGAGAACAGTTCGTTGATCTGCGACAGCACGCCCGGCACGTTGCGGTGGATGTGCAGCAGCCGCAGGCTGTCGGGGTGCTCGGGCAGGGTGACTTCAGGGAAGTTCACCGCCGACAAGGTGCTGCCGTTGTCGCTGTAGCGCACCAGTTTGGCGGCTACTTCCACGCCGATATTGTCCTGTGCTTCCAGCGTGCTGCCGCCCACGTGCGGGGTCAGGATGACGTTGTCGTGCGCAATCAACGGGGACTCGAACGCATCGCCATTGCCCTTGGGCTCGATCGGGAACACGTCCACGGCCGCGCCGCCGATCTGGCCGGAGGTGAGCGCCGCATCCAGTGCATCGATGTCGATGACGGTGCCGCGCGAGGCATTGATCAGATGCGCGCCGGGCTTCATGCGGGCGATTTCTGCCGCGCCGATCATGTCCTTGGTGGACGGGGTCTCCGGCACGTGCAGGGTCACCACGTCCGAGCGCGCCAGCAGGTCGTCCAGGTCGATCGCCGCGCGCGCGTTGCCCAGCGACAGCTTGGTTTCGATGTCGTGGAAAATCACCTGCATGCCTAGCGATTCGGCCAGCACGCCAACCTGGGTGCCGATGTGCCCGTAACCAACGATGCCGAGCACCTTGCCGCGCGTTTCGTGGCTGCCGGCGGCCGACTTGGACCAGCCGCCGCGGTGGCATTGCGCATTTTTCTGCGGGATGCCGCGCAACAGCAGGATGGCCTCGGCGATGACCAGTTCGGCCACGCTGCGGGTGTTGGAGTAGGGCGCGTTGAACACCGGAATGCCGGCCAGTTCCGCCGCCTCTAGGTCGACCTGATTGGTCCCGATGCAGAAGCAGCCCACCGCGATCAGCCGCTTGGCGTGCGCCAGCACATCGGCGCTCAAATGGGTGCGCGAGCGAATGCCGACGATGTGCGCCTCGGCGATGCGCGCCTTGAGTTCGTCCTCGGGCAGGGACTTGGCGTGCAGCTCGATCTGCGAGTAACCGGCGGCGCGGAACACGTCCACGGCGGTCTGGCTGATGCCTTCCAGCAACAGGACGCGGATGTCCTGCTTGGGAAACGAGGTTTTCTTCGGCGACATGGTGGACGCACTGCAGCAATCGGGCCGGCCACTATGCCAGATGGGGTGGGCGATTTGGCACCCGCAGTGCCTGCGGTGTGACGCCGCAGCCCTTGTGCCGCAACGGTTTCAGCTGAATCCAACGCTGCGCGTACGCAGGTTGACGCGGCTGGACGGGGCCGGCGCAGGCTGGCACGCTGTGCGGTTCCTACCGCCGCGCTGCGTGCCATGACCGATCCCCGCATCCTCTCCTTGCAACAGGCCGTCCCCGCGCTGCGGTTGAAGACCGAGCCGGCCGACCTGGAGCACTACGGCCGTGACTGGACGCGCCGCTGGACGCCGAATCCGCTGGCCATCGCGCTGCCGGGGTCGGTGGAAGAAGTGCAGGCGGTGGTGCGCTGGGCCAACACGCATGCGGTGGCGGTGGTGCCCTCGGGTGGGCGTACCGGTTTGTCTGGTGGCGCGGTCGCGGCCAATGGCGAGCTGGTGCTGAGCCTGGAGCGGTTGAACAAGCCGCTGGCCTTCGATGCGGTGGATCGCACGCTCACCGTGCAGGCCGGCATGCCGCTGGAAGCGGTGCACAACGCCGCGCGCGAGCACGGCCTGGTGTACCCGGTGGATTTCGCAGCGCGTGGTTCGTGCTCGATCGGCGGCAACATCGCCACCAATGCCGGCGGCATCCGCGTGATCCGCTACGGCAATACCCGCGAATGGGTGGCCGGGCTCAGTGTGGTCACCGGCACCGGCGAGCTGCTGCACCTCAACAATGCGCTGGTGAAAAATTCCAGCGGCTACGACTTCCGGCATCTGATGATCGGCTCGGAAGGCACGCTGGGCATCGTGGTCGAAGCAACGCTGCGGCTGACCGACCCGCCGCCGCCAAGCAACGTGATGCTGCTGGCGCTGCCGTCGTTCGATGTGTTGATGCAGGTGTTCGCGGCGTTTCGCGCACAGCTGCGGCTGGAAGCGTTTGAATTTTTCACCGATCGCGCGCTGGAGCACGTGCTGGCGCATGGCGCGCAGGCGCCATTTGCCGAAGTGCACCCGTACTACGTGGTGACCGAGTTCGCTGCCGGCGATGAGGCGCAGGAAGCGGCGGCGATGGCGGCGTTCGAAGCCTGCATGGAGCAGGGCTGGGTGAGCGACGGGGTGATCAGCCAGAGCGATGCGCAGGCGGCGCAGCTGTGGCGCCTGCGCGAAGGCATCACCGAGGCGCTGGCGCGTTACACCCCGTACAAGAACGATGTGTCGGTGCGGATCTCGGCGATGCCGGCGTTCCTGGCCGAGACGCAGGCATTGCTGCACGACGCCTACCCGCATTTCGATGTTGTGTGGTTTGGCCATATCGGCGACGGCAACCTGCATATCAACGTGCTCAAGCCCGACGCCACCAGCCAGGCAGATTTCATCACTGCCTGCGAGCAGGTCACCAAGTTGCTGGCGCAGAGCCTGCAGCGTTTCGACGGCAGCATCTCGGCCGAGCACGGCATTGGCCTGGTCAAGAAACCGTACCTGTGGAGCACGCGTTCGGCGGCAGAAATCGCGCTGATGCGCGGCATCAAACATGTGCTCGACCCCCATCTTTTGCTGAATCCAGGCAAGCTGTTCGACATGGACGAGGTGCCCGGCGCAACGCCTGCCGGGTAGTCTCTTCACCACCTCACATGGAATAGACACGCCGATGATGCGCTCCCTGGTGTTTTGTGCGTTGACCTTGCTGCCGCTGGCAGCCGCCGCATCCAGTCTTGCGGGAACCTCGGCCGGTGCGTCGTCGGCCGGTTCGTCCAACAGCAGTAGTTCCGGCGACGACAAGGTGGTTGCCGACGCACGCGAAGATGCGGCTGGTTTCGTGGCCAGCGATGGCGCCATCCGCGGTGCGCGGCTTGAAGCGGCATTGCTGCAATTGCGCAGTCGCAGCGATGCGGCGCGCGTGTCCAGCGACCTGGAACTGGCTCAGTCCATCCTGGCGCAGTGAATCGTCGTCGCCGGTGCGCATGGCTGTGGCTGGCCGCAGCGATCGCACCGGCGGCGCACGCCCAATCGCAGCGTTCGCCCGTGCTGCAGGTGTCGGTTGTCGCATCGGAGTTGACCCCTTCCGAGCGCGCGGCCAGCCAGGCGCTGCTGCAGCAGGTCGGACAACGCTTGCCGGCGGGCTGGGTAACGCGCGATGCAGCACCCATTCAATTGCAGTGGCGCCGCGATTTGCCGGCGCAGGTGCATGGTCGTGCGATCGGCAATCGCATCCTGCTCGATCATGCGCTGTTGGATGCCTGGAGCATGCAGCCCGCCAGCGCACGCACTGACATCAGCGCCCCGGCCACACGTGCGGCGATGGCGGCGTTGGTGCATGAATTGGCGCACGTGCGCGACCGTGGAGCGGGCAGTGCGTTGT
The nucleotide sequence above comes from Xanthomonas campestris pv. campestris str. ATCC 33913. Encoded proteins:
- a CDS encoding methylthioribulose 1-phosphate dehydratase, encoding MNATTAPLPYSAARLHELAQLLIGNIRELAQAGWTPATSSNFSHRLDEQHAAITVSGRDKGRLVEEDIMVVDFDGQPVGRPLRPSAETLLHTQLYRRFPEIGCVLHTHSPVQTIASRLYAGSGVIRLEGYELLKAFEGNTTHETAVDVPVFANTQDMQVLAAQVEALLDKQSMWGYLIEGHGLYAWGRNMAEARRHLEAFEFLLHCELELLKLRSPR
- a CDS encoding NUDIX hydrolase, with translation MVDAPLRQQLTVYRARWPNESEVADQFEQLLDDATDPFVRERVEGHFTGSAWVVGADGTRTLLTHHRKLQRWLQLGGHADGDRDLAQVALREAQEESGLTGLTLADGLLFDLDRHWIPARGEVAGHWHYDARYVVVAGADETFQVSEESLALAWRPIAELLADPELDPSMRRMAEKWMVHGGS
- a CDS encoding DUF2388 domain-containing protein, yielding MMRSLVFCALTLLPLAAAASSLAGTSAGASSAGSSNSSSSGDDKVVADAREDAAGFVASDGAIRGARLEAALLQLRSRSDAARVSSDLELAQSILAQ
- a CDS encoding 1,2-dihydroxy-3-keto-5-methylthiopentene dioxygenase, which translates into the protein MSRLRIFADSNPTTPHFDSRDGEQIATELRKIGVTFERWHASQPVEPGASPEQVMAAYRADIDRISAERGFKTVDVVSIAPDNPKREEMRAKFLDEHFHKEDEVRFFVAGSGLFTLHVDAQVYEIECVKDDLIAVPDSTLHWFDMGPEPHFVAIRFFTEPDGWVGHFTGTEIAKQFPRYAPEKPPKAS
- a CDS encoding amino acid permease, producing the protein MFKQLWATKHPHASHEAADGLGLQRALGPWGLTALGIGAVIGGGIFVITGQAAADHAGPAIVLSFVLAAICCAFCAMAYAEFAAMVPVSGSAYTYTYATFGELAAWFIGWMLVLEYGVSASAVAVSWTGYFLSLLEHFGIHLPAALVSAPLDGKLQRTGAIANLPAAGIVLLLTWLCYVGIRKSSAMNMAMVILKTGLIILVIAAGWKYVDPANWHPFIPANEAPGKYGMEGVLRGAAMVFFAYIGFEAVSVAAQESHRPQRDLPIGMMLSLVICTVLYIAMAAVMTGLVPFTQLGTDEPVVTAVAAHPQLAWLRVVVEVGALIGLSSVVLVMIIGQPRIFMIIARDGLLPAVFTRIHPKYRTPHINTVITGIGIALLAAVFPLDVLGELTSMGTLIAFAAVCAGVLILRRTHPELPRPFRMPAAWLICSAGVLSCLALLSAMTLHNWMLMGLWTLVGLVVYFGYGYRHSRLREGR
- a CDS encoding amino acid permease, which gives rise to MLKSLLRVKPIEPAGRVDAGEPVEGSLQGEATLQRTLTAKHLIMLGIGAVIGAGIFVMTGQAAANHAGPAVMLSFVFAGIACTFAGLCYAEFAAMMPVSGSAYSYSYATLGEGIAWFIGWCLVLEYLFAGSSVAVAWSAYLISFITGTLGLPFPTELTNAPLAWINGEFVASGNILNLPAVLIVAAVSGLCYVGITQSAFINAIVVAIKIAVICLFVGFGAAYIDPANWHPFIPENTAPGVFGWSGVFRAASIVFFAYIGFDAVSTSAGETKDPQRNMPIGILGSLAVCTIIYIIVCAVLTGLMPYTQLGTAKPVATALEAHPQLTWLKTAVEIGAIAGLSSVVLVMLMAQPRIFYTMAKDGLMPKLFGKVHPKFHTPYVGTVIVGVVAASLAGLIPLSVLGELVSMGTLLAFATVCAGVMVLRFTKPELERPFRVPLAMIVCPLGTLACLALFFQAFQEHWKVFVGWTVIGLVIYFGYGIHHSRLARKA
- the mtnC gene encoding acireductone synthase, translated to MTRPQAILTDIEGTTSSISFVKDVLFPYARRAMPAYVREHGGHPQVRHWLNQVADEIGEDVPDEVLITTLQTWIDEDRKHTALKALQGMIWEDGYRTADFSAHIYTDAAIQLQAWHAEGIPLYVYSSGSVPAQKLFFAHSDAGDLSGLVSDWFDTEVGPKRESSSYRRIAERIGVPAPEILFLSDVIEELDAAKRAGMRTALLDRLEDYPTPRSADDVGSHQRVESFTQLVL
- the serA gene encoding phosphoglycerate dehydrogenase, with the protein product MSPKKTSFPKQDIRVLLLEGISQTAVDVFRAAGYSQIELHAKSLPEDELKARIAEAHIVGIRSRTHLSADVLAHAKRLIAVGCFCIGTNQVDLEAAELAGIPVFNAPYSNTRSVAELVIAEAILLLRGIPQKNAQCHRGGWSKSAAGSHETRGKVLGIVGYGHIGTQVGVLAESLGMQVIFHDIETKLSLGNARAAIDLDDLLARSDVVTLHVPETPSTKDMIGAAEIARMKPGAHLINASRGTVIDIDALDAALTSGQIGGAAVDVFPIEPKGNGDAFESPLIAHDNVILTPHVGGSTLEAQDNIGVEVAAKLVRYSDNGSTLSAVNFPEVTLPEHPDSLRLLHIHRNVPGVLSQINELFSRHNLNIDGQFLRTDPKVGYVVIDVSASEELAGVLKDELGQITGTLRTRVLY
- a CDS encoding C13 family peptidase — translated: MLQSSRSGPPALLRRLLLLTALVALVAGCHPDAGAALPAQQDASDAQVDPVDQATLTSALTTLAPQRPGVTDLYVVGFAGDASDDVFRNETLYLKQLFEQRFDARGRVITLVNHPDNLGERPYAPLATYDNLYDTLAAIGKRMDRKEDALLLFVTTHGTEDHTLYVQVDQNEEDFISPQDLRKALDDAGIGNRVIVLSACYSGGFIPALRSATTLVLTAARADRPSFGCGNTSNATYFGQAWLIDAMNQVADPVAAFDAAKVAITAREKEDGELPSLPQQSVGKDIGAVLARWRAGFQPGPALAYPYPPVIAEAADDAVADQGDTPADTKDAAPSKPAQPTVAPQPKRP
- a CDS encoding FAD-binding oxidoreductase produces the protein MTDPRILSLQQAVPALRLKTEPADLEHYGRDWTRRWTPNPLAIALPGSVEEVQAVVRWANTHAVAVVPSGGRTGLSGGAVAANGELVLSLERLNKPLAFDAVDRTLTVQAGMPLEAVHNAAREHGLVYPVDFAARGSCSIGGNIATNAGGIRVIRYGNTREWVAGLSVVTGTGELLHLNNALVKNSSGYDFRHLMIGSEGTLGIVVEATLRLTDPPPPSNVMLLALPSFDVLMQVFAAFRAQLRLEAFEFFTDRALEHVLAHGAQAPFAEVHPYYVVTEFAAGDEAQEAAAMAAFEACMEQGWVSDGVISQSDAQAAQLWRLREGITEALARYTPYKNDVSVRISAMPAFLAETQALLHDAYPHFDVVWFGHIGDGNLHINVLKPDATSQADFITACEQVTKLLAQSLQRFDGSISAEHGIGLVKKPYLWSTRSAAEIALMRGIKHVLDPHLLLNPGKLFDMDEVPGATPAG